AGAAAAAGGAAGATAATTCCCTTCCTCATCTTAATTATACCACATCTAGAAATTGATTAACAGACTGTTAATGAGCTGTTTTTTTCAGTATACTTAAGAAGAATTTTAAGCCCATTTATCCATTATAAGGGAGGCGGATGTATGAACATTAACGACTTTGAATGGAAAGTAGAAAATGAATGGCTGCAAAAGGTTCTTAAGGAAGCTCAAAGGCAGCTGGATGAAATGACTGATTATAGAGGAAAATTTAAGAAGGATGCCATTGAAACTCAAAGAGAGTTATGGCAGGAGATAGGTTCAGTTTCCGTAAACAATGGACTGGAGCAGATTGTTAGTTTCATGGGCTTCATTGACAGGATGAAGATGCAAAAGAGAAAGCACGAGATTAGCAAAAGGCTTCAGGAAAAGTATGAGAGAATAGTTCAGTCCCCTTATTTTGCAAGAATTGATTTTCTTGAAAAGGGAGAGGACAAAGCGGAAAAGTATTATATTGGTATTTCAAATCTTATAACTGAGGATTATGATTTTCTTGTATATGACTGGAGAGCGCCTGCTTCAAGCATGTTTTATGATTATGAAATCGGGAAAGCAGGCTATAAGTGTCCTGAAGGAATTATCGAGGGAGAGATAACCTTAAAGAGACAGTATAAAATCAGCAATGGAACCCTTGAGTATATGTTTGACAGCAATGTTAAGATAGATGATGAAATTCTTCAGGAAATACTAGGCAAAAGCACCGATAACAAGATGAAGGCAATAGTAACCACAATTCAAAGGGAACAAAACAAAGTAATCCGTAATGAAGAGTATAAAAATCTCATTGTTCAGGGACCGGCGGGAAGCGGAAAAACCTCAGTTGCGCTTCATAGAATAGCATTTCTTCTATATAAGCACCGTGAGAAAATAACGCCTCAAAATATAATAATATTTTCACCAAATGAAATTTTTAATGATTATATATCAAATGTACTTCCTCAGCTTGGAGAGGACAACATGTTTCAGACTACTTTCAAAGAGTATATGCATAAGGCTCTTGGCAATAGCTTTAAAAAGGAAGATTCTACTGACTTAATGGAATATATCCTAAACTCAAAGCAGGAGCATAATTATGAAAAGAGAATCAAAAATATTAAGTATAAGTCTTCACTTGAGTTCATAGAGGTTTTAAAGCAATACGCAGCCTATGTTGAAAAGAAGGGTAGAAGCTTTAAGGACATATTCTTTAAAGATAACCTTATAATATCATCTAAGGACCTTGAGGAGCTTTATTATAAGGATTATATAAGTCTTCCACTTAAGAAAAGGCTTGAGAAGCTTAAAGAAAGAATTTTGTTTCTTTTAAAGCCCTATGAAAAAGAACGTATGAATAAAATTTACGGGGAGCTTTGGGATACAGGTTCATAT
The genomic region above belongs to Clostridium swellfunianum and contains:
- the helD gene encoding RNA polymerase recycling motor HelD → MNINDFEWKVENEWLQKVLKEAQRQLDEMTDYRGKFKKDAIETQRELWQEIGSVSVNNGLEQIVSFMGFIDRMKMQKRKHEISKRLQEKYERIVQSPYFARIDFLEKGEDKAEKYYIGISNLITEDYDFLVYDWRAPASSMFYDYEIGKAGYKCPEGIIEGEITLKRQYKISNGTLEYMFDSNVKIDDEILQEILGKSTDNKMKAIVTTIQREQNKVIRNEEYKNLIVQGPAGSGKTSVALHRIAFLLYKHREKITPQNIIIFSPNEIFNDYISNVLPQLGEDNMFQTTFKEYMHKALGNSFKKEDSTDLMEYILNSKQEHNYEKRIKNIKYKSSLEFIEVLKQYAAYVEKKGRSFKDIFFKDNLIISSKDLEELYYKDYISLPLKKRLEKLKERILFLLKPYEKERMNKIYGELWDTGSYIDELEVKEMSIASVREETKDIYREINRITAFNLMDIYKKLFESLEPEIKSYTLETLEARKLNYEDQPPLLYLKGIFGDLPKTSDIKYVIIDEAQDYSPLQYEIFYQLFNHASITMLGDLNQSINPFMNVGDYKNIEHIFPQDNTCIINLTKSYRSTLEITEFARRILNKEITEEYVERRGDKPIVLGFSSEEFIKDRILKDVEMYKEKGHNSIGIITRTIKEANEVNCFLKDKAEVKVITKDDDEYINGTIVIPAYLAKGLEFDVVLIYNAGDENYSCEEERLLFYTACTRALHKLCVYYKGRLTPLLNESSIK